In a single window of the Methanoculleus thermophilus genome:
- a CDS encoding DUF116 domain-containing protein has translation MTLFESNLWIQLMTTIGEITFFLILGMLLAAIALAIIVTASITRGKSYLPQILIPGLVLLEGLVKAFCKLLGLDDRDLVTFFITLRNTMNTKAFSETPVNQRAVFLPQCLRSAQCPANLTPEGLKCRNCGRCAVGENTAWLEGLGYRVFIVPGSTFIKRMVKKYHPQAIIGVGCLTEVKDGIDMCDKIGITPMGVVNLKDGCVETIADWAAVRDVALLGLERVSGPVDLHGPSE, from the coding sequence ATGACACTCTTTGAATCCAACCTCTGGATCCAGCTGATGACCACCATCGGCGAGATCACGTTCTTCCTCATCCTCGGAATGCTGCTTGCCGCGATAGCGCTCGCCATCATCGTCACCGCATCGATCACCAGAGGGAAATCTTACCTTCCGCAGATCCTGATACCGGGCCTGGTCCTCCTCGAAGGGCTCGTCAAGGCGTTCTGCAAACTCCTCGGTCTGGATGATCGGGATCTCGTCACGTTCTTCATAACTCTCCGAAACACCATGAACACAAAGGCATTCTCGGAGACCCCCGTGAATCAGCGGGCGGTCTTCCTCCCTCAATGCCTGCGATCGGCGCAGTGTCCGGCAAACCTGACACCAGAAGGTCTCAAATGCCGGAACTGCGGTCGCTGTGCAGTCGGGGAGAATACAGCCTGGCTGGAAGGGCTCGGATATAGAGTCTTCATCGTCCCGGGCTCGACATTCATAAAGCGGATGGTCAAGAAGTATCATCCACAGGCGATCATCGGCGTCGGCTGCCTCACGGAGGTAAAAGACGGGATCGATATGTGCGATAAGATTGGGATCACCCCTATGGGCGTCGTGAACCTAAAAGATGGATGTGTGGAGACGATAGCGGACTGGGCGGCGGTGAGGGATGTCGCCCTGCTTGGCCTTGAGCGCGTTTCAGGTCCCGTAGACCTTCACGGCCCTTCCGAATAA
- a CDS encoding geranylgeranylglycerol-phosphate geranylgeranyltransferase, whose protein sequence is MSATAFIRITRPHNAVVAGFTALIGYLVATGTLTPPSLLLAVVVTLITAAGNVVNDVYDLEIDRINRPDRPLPAGLITLSGAKAYAAVLFIGGLAAAALTTTLCFAIALVNSIILVGYAVWLKRTPGIGNVAVAYLTASVFLFGGAFEGIEGLIQNLSLATITFLATIAREILKDAEDVDGDAAGGARTLPMLVGVQWTGRLALACACGAVLVSILPFGDWWGLFYLIAIAIVDIVILFGAARGARCTTPACVRTSRATSILRAGMFAALAVFAVAAII, encoded by the coding sequence ATGAGCGCAACAGCCTTTATCAGGATAACTCGCCCGCACAACGCCGTCGTTGCGGGGTTTACCGCGCTCATCGGGTACCTGGTCGCCACGGGTACCCTCACGCCGCCGTCGCTCCTGCTTGCCGTGGTGGTGACGCTCATAACCGCTGCGGGGAACGTCGTCAACGACGTCTATGACCTCGAGATCGACCGGATCAACCGGCCCGATCGACCCCTCCCGGCAGGACTGATCACTCTTTCCGGTGCGAAAGCCTACGCGGCAGTTCTCTTCATCGGCGGGCTTGCCGCCGCCGCCCTGACGACAACGCTCTGCTTTGCCATTGCTCTCGTAAACTCAATAATCCTGGTAGGATATGCCGTCTGGCTGAAGCGGACCCCGGGTATAGGCAACGTCGCGGTCGCCTACCTGACCGCGAGCGTCTTTCTCTTTGGTGGAGCGTTTGAAGGTATTGAGGGGCTCATTCAGAACCTCTCGCTTGCAACGATCACGTTCCTTGCGACCATCGCGCGGGAGATTCTCAAAGACGCCGAGGACGTGGACGGAGACGCTGCCGGAGGGGCACGCACGCTTCCTATGCTCGTCGGCGTCCAATGGACGGGCCGGCTCGCGCTCGCCTGTGCCTGCGGCGCAGTTCTCGTGAGCATTCTCCCCTTCGGCGACTGGTGGGGTCTCTTTTATCTTATCGCCATCGCGATCGTCGATATCGTCATCCTCTTTGGGGCGGCCCGGGGAGCGAGGTGCACGACGCCGGCATGTGTCCGCACGTCAAGGGCTACATCGATCTTACGGGCCGGAATGTTTGCTGCACTCGCGGTCTTTGCGGTTGCTGCGATCATCTAA
- a CDS encoding bactofilin family protein, producing MKVYRHGDTYIAPKGSFFDGNVKIDGNFIVPPETHIWGNVVVAGRFELGPCSTVGGSIKAESIVVGHDAKIKGPVCVEKTATICDNARLHSIQAGGNIILRPGVNVGDVNSGETIFVFGKVGSVRLFGRAVKVYGT from the coding sequence ATGAAAGTTTACCGGCACGGGGACACGTACATCGCACCTAAAGGTTCCTTTTTTGACGGAAACGTGAAGATAGACGGAAATTTCATCGTCCCTCCGGAGACGCATATCTGGGGCAACGTCGTGGTTGCCGGCCGCTTCGAGCTCGGCCCGTGCTCAACGGTCGGTGGTTCAATCAAAGCCGAGAGTATCGTTGTCGGCCACGATGCCAAAATAAAAGGGCCGGTTTGTGTTGAGAAAACCGCCACGATCTGCGACAATGCGCGGCTCCATTCAATCCAGGCGGGAGGAAACATCATCCTCCGGCCAGGGGTCAACGTCGGGGACGTCAACAGCGGCGAGACAATCTTTGTCTTTGGAAAGGTCGGAAGCGTTCGCTTATTCGGAAGGGCCGTGAAGGTCTACGGGACCTGA
- a CDS encoding CoB--CoM heterodisulfide reductase iron-sulfur subunit A family protein — MTDVVVIGAGVAGIQAALDLAGHNIHVHLIEREPTIGGHMAQLDKTFPTNDCSMCILSPKMVEVARHPNVTIHTCSEVESVEGEVGNFQVRVRKHPRYIIEEECNGCGDCTAICPVEVYNRFDAGIGVRKAIYKPHPQAVPDIVIKDQAHCIECGLCYDVCGKGAILHEDEERLIEIEVASIIVTTGYTTFDARNKTQLRYLAIPDVITSLELERMINASGPTGGKLKRLSNGKPPRSVAFVQCVGSRDLSLGRPYCSGVCCMYAMKNATLIREKNPEIEVTIFYNDIRAYGKGYEEYYERAKRLGVRFVRGFPGEVLEKGDHLMMTAENTETGEVETFHPDLVVLSVGLEPASGAEEIARMLGIPMDESGFFGVADQKLGPVLTVKPGIYVAGTATSPKDIPDSVAMGEAAAMRAYLDVIRAE, encoded by the coding sequence ATGACTGACGTCGTCGTCATCGGGGCCGGGGTCGCGGGCATCCAGGCAGCGCTCGACCTTGCAGGTCACAACATTCACGTCCATCTCATCGAGCGTGAGCCGACCATTGGTGGCCATATGGCCCAACTCGATAAGACATTTCCCACAAACGACTGCTCAATGTGTATCCTCTCTCCAAAGATGGTCGAGGTGGCACGGCACCCCAACGTCACCATCCACACCTGCTCCGAGGTCGAGTCGGTCGAAGGAGAGGTTGGGAACTTTCAGGTCAGGGTCAGGAAGCATCCCCGCTACATCATCGAGGAAGAGTGCAACGGGTGCGGGGACTGCACGGCGATCTGCCCGGTCGAGGTCTATAACCGGTTCGACGCCGGGATTGGCGTGCGGAAAGCAATCTACAAGCCCCACCCACAGGCGGTCCCCGATATCGTCATCAAAGACCAGGCACACTGCATCGAGTGCGGCCTCTGTTACGACGTCTGCGGCAAGGGAGCAATCCTCCACGAGGATGAGGAACGGCTGATCGAGATCGAGGTGGCAAGCATCATCGTCACCACCGGGTATACGACGTTTGATGCACGAAATAAGACACAACTGCGTTATCTTGCCATCCCCGACGTTATAACGAGCCTTGAGTTAGAACGGATGATTAACGCAAGCGGTCCGACGGGCGGCAAGCTCAAGAGGCTCTCGAACGGCAAGCCTCCCCGGAGCGTGGCGTTCGTCCAGTGCGTCGGCTCCCGTGACCTATCCCTCGGCCGCCCCTACTGCTCGGGGGTCTGCTGCATGTACGCGATGAAGAACGCCACGCTCATCCGCGAGAAGAACCCCGAGATCGAGGTCACGATCTTCTATAACGACATCCGGGCGTATGGCAAGGGTTACGAGGAGTACTACGAGCGGGCGAAGAGGCTTGGGGTCCGGTTCGTCCGCGGGTTCCCCGGCGAGGTGCTCGAAAAGGGCGATCATCTTATGATGACCGCGGAGAACACCGAGACCGGCGAAGTGGAGACGTTCCACCCGGACCTGGTGGTCCTCTCGGTCGGACTCGAGCCTGCTTCCGGGGCCGAGGAGATTGCCCGGATGCTCGGCATCCCGATGGATGAGTCCGGGTTCTTCGGGGTTGCCGACCAGAAACTCGGCCCCGTGCTCACGGTAAAGCCAGGGATCTACGTGGCGGGAACCGCCACCTCACCAAAGGATATCCCGGACTCGGTCGCCATGGGAGAAGCAGCTGCAATGCGGGCGTATCTTGATGTTATCAGGGCAGAATGA
- the mtnA gene encoding S-methyl-5-thioribose-1-phosphate isomerase, with amino-acid sequence MSERREPYTIAWDAESECIIYIDQTLLPGRYELMRCTTVDDLARAIRRLEIRGAPALGIAGAMGMALAAVRSTEGDLGRFLDDLRRAGDFLKSTRPTAVNLSWGIDRVLAKVSMARTVAEAKALAVAEANAVAEEDELTCRRLGGFGKDLFPDDCTVLTHCNAGALACRCWGTALGVIRSAVAAGKNVRVFACETRPLNQGSRLTCWELARDGIDVTLIPDSSAAYLMRKGKIDLVIVGADRITKDAVFNKIGTYMHAVAAHHHKIPFYVAAPVSTFDLARVESEITVEERDRAELAYCGDRQLVPDDVRVLNYAFDATPLDLVDAIITEIGVLRPPYAKSFQFIETTRS; translated from the coding sequence ATGTCAGAGAGGAGAGAGCCCTACACCATCGCGTGGGATGCTGAGAGCGAGTGCATCATATACATAGATCAAACCCTCCTTCCCGGCAGGTACGAACTGATGCGGTGCACCACCGTCGACGATCTCGCCCGCGCGATCAGGAGGCTTGAGATCCGGGGCGCCCCGGCCCTCGGCATCGCGGGTGCGATGGGCATGGCGCTTGCAGCCGTCCGGAGCACCGAAGGGGATCTCGGAAGATTCCTCGACGATCTCCGGCGGGCGGGAGACTTCCTTAAAAGCACCCGCCCGACCGCGGTCAACCTCTCGTGGGGAATCGACCGCGTTCTTGCGAAGGTATCGATGGCCAGAACGGTTGCGGAGGCAAAGGCCCTCGCCGTCGCCGAGGCGAACGCAGTTGCAGAAGAGGACGAGTTGACCTGCCGGAGGCTCGGTGGGTTTGGCAAAGACCTCTTTCCCGACGACTGCACGGTCCTCACCCACTGCAACGCAGGGGCGCTCGCCTGTCGGTGCTGGGGGACGGCGCTCGGGGTGATCCGATCGGCCGTCGCAGCCGGCAAGAACGTGCGAGTGTTTGCCTGCGAGACCCGGCCATTGAACCAGGGCTCCCGGCTCACCTGCTGGGAACTTGCCCGGGACGGGATCGACGTAACCCTCATCCCCGACTCGTCTGCGGCATACCTGATGCGGAAGGGAAAGATTGACCTCGTCATCGTCGGCGCGGACCGGATCACAAAGGATGCAGTCTTCAACAAGATCGGGACCTACATGCACGCCGTCGCCGCACATCACCATAAAATCCCGTTTTACGTCGCAGCACCGGTCTCCACATTCGATCTTGCCCGGGTGGAGAGTGAGATCACCGTCGAGGAGCGGGACCGCGCTGAACTCGCGTACTGTGGCGACCGACAACTCGTCCCCGACGACGTCAGGGTGCTCAACTACGCCTTCGACGCCACGCCCCTCGATCTTGTCGATGCCATCATCACCGAGATCGGGGTCCTGCGACCCCCGTACGCAAAGTCCTTCCAGTTTATAGAGACAACCAGATCATGA